A genomic region of Raphanus sativus cultivar WK10039 chromosome 6, ASM80110v3, whole genome shotgun sequence contains the following coding sequences:
- the LOC108809091 gene encoding uncharacterized protein LOC108809091, producing the protein MGLMGQKVKWSWSSALIGAASAAAATSLLSAKPKDPTFHLISIDLTSLKLNLPVLDAELMLTVHVTNPNIAAIHYSSTTMSILYDGTVLGTAEVKAGSQPARSCQLLRLPARLDGMELAQHARRFFADVAKREMKLEAKLDIEGAAKVLWWDHSFRVHVDSFVTVDPVFLDVIGQENTSQMDLFLA; encoded by the coding sequence ATGGGTTTGATGGGCCAAAAGGTAAAATGGAGCTGGAGCTCAGCCTTAATCGGAGCAGCATCAGCGGCAGCAGCAACTTCTCTCCTCAGCGCCAAGCCAAAGGATCCAACTTTCCACCTTATCTCCATAGACCTAACCTCACTCAAACTCAACCTCCCCGTCCTCGACGCCGAGTTGATGCTCACCGTACACGTCACAAACCCTAACATCGCAGCCATCCATTACTCCTCCACGACCATGTCAATTCTCTACGACGGCACGGTCCTCGGCACGGCCGAGGTCAAAGCTGGCTCGCAGCCGGCGAGATCGTGCCAGCTTCTCAGGTTACCGGCGCGTCTCGACGGGATGGAGCTTGCGCAACACGCGCGGAGGTTTTTTGCTGACGTGGCGAAGAGGGAGATGAAGCTTGAGGCTAAGCTTGATATCGAAGGAGCGGCTAAGGTTTTGTGGTGGGACCATAGTTTTAGGGTGCACGTGGATAGTTTTGTTACTGTTGATCCGGTCTTTCTCGATGTTATTGGTCAGGAGAATACATCTCAGATGGATTTGTTTCTTGCTTAA
- the LOC108806760 gene encoding ALBINO3-like protein 3, mitochondrial — protein sequence MAFRRVLLSHLSRSRHSCSSLSPHHVSAPSTALVLPQSRLFSTPTDLDSQTVLGGGGGLDLGQDMIGASHDSLTRHVISLLDSYHDLTGLPWWVVIASSTVAFRTALLPVLILQRKQTKTISQFLPKLPPFWPPKGSGRSVVEQLMLFRNERKALGCPSFFWIPAYFSIQISCFFMWITSIRRMSLDHHPGFDTGGTLWFQNLTEIPNGLYGPIFPFLIAALHYTNTRIAFSASSVHKVDKFAELAKTYKIFLNFLTFALYFLAFQMPQGSLLYWSTNLSFSIAQQSIIKHPVVSAKLGLQGDDTVQKKAGNPMLTNIEEAKLTDSSSKGGLISGHDLTPKELVALSAKYLSGGQKEKSIPLLRLALEKDPEYLQAMVILGQALYQKEQFAEAAKYLERAASKLIDACPTEVEEVDLLIVASQWAGVSNIRQGKTSEGITHLERVANMEEPDDPKSKAHYLDALVLYSSAIFNEGRREEAAKCLRRVVAYDPSFQELLKQCEEEDDSIPIAGSSSSNSTTHKPL from the exons ATGGCATTCCGTAGGGTTTTACTCTCTCACCTCAGCCGTTCGCGCCACTCCTGTTCCTCCCTCTCTCCTCACCATGTCTCCGCACCGTCGACCGCGCTTGTTCTTCCCCAATCGCGGCTGTTTTCCACCCCCACGGACCTGGACTCTCAAACTGTCCTAGGCGGTGGTGGTGGATTAGATTTGGGCCAGGATATGATCGGAGCTAGCCATGATTCGTTGACCAGACATGTGATCTCGTTGCTTGATTCATACCATGACCTCACTGGGTTGCCCTG GTGGGTCGTGATTGCTTCGTCTACGGTGGCTTTCAGAACGGCTTTGCTTCCTGTCTTGATTTTGCAGCGCAAGCAGACAAAAACCATTTCACAATTCTTACCCAAGT TACCGCCTTTTTGGCCTCCAAAGGGTTCAGGAAGGAGTGTTGTGGAACAGTTGATGCTCTTTCGAAACGAAAGAAAAGCTCTCGGCTGCCCTTCCTTCTTTTGGATTCCTGCTTATTTCTCCATCCAG ATCTCTTGTTTCTTCATGTGGATAACTAGCATTAGAAGAATGTCACTTGATCATCATCCTGGCTTTGATACG GGTGGGACTTTATGGTTCCAGAATTTGACTGAAATCCCCAACGGTCTTTACGGTCCAATTTTCCCCTTTTTGATTGCTGCTTTGCATTACACAAACACTCGG ATCGCTTTTTCAGCTTCTTCAGTTCACAAAGTTGATAAATTTGCGGAATTAGCTAAA ACTTACAAgatatttttgaactttttgaCGTTTGCTCTTTActtccttgctttccaaatgcctcag GGAAGTCTGCTTTACTGGTCTACCAATTTATCGTTCAGCATAGCTCAG CAATCAATCATCAAACATCCTGTTGTAAGTGCTAAGTTGGGTTTACAAGGAGATGACACTGTCCAGAAAAAGGCTGGAAACCCTATGTTAACAAATATAGAAGAAGCGAAACTCACTGATTCATCCTCGAAAGGAGGGTTGATCTCGGGGCATGATTTAACCCCTAAGGAGCTGGTTGCG CTTTCTGCCAAATACTTATCTGGAGGGCAAAAGGAAAAATCAATTCCTCTATTAAG ATTGGCATTAGAAAAAGATCCTGAGTATCTTCAAGCTATGGTTATTCTTGGTCAGGCTTTATATCAGAAAGAGCAGTTTGCTGAAGCTGCAAAATACTTAGAGCGGGCTGCTTCAAAG CTTATTGATGCCTGTCCAACAGAAGTTGAAGAAGTCGATCTTTTGATTGTTGCATCACAATGGGCAGGTGTCTCCAATATACGCCAG GGGAAGACATCAGAGGGAATTACACACCTTGAGAGAGTAGCGAACATGGAAGAGCCTGATGATCCCAAGAGCAAAGCTCATTACTTAGACGCATTGGTCCTATACTCaag TGCTATTTTCAACGAAGGAAGGAGAGAGGAAGCAGCAAAGTGCTTGAGAAGAGTGGTGGCTTATGATCCATCGTTCCAAGAATTGTTGAAACAATGCGAAGAAGAGGATGATAGCATTCCCATTGCCGGTTCCAGTTCATCTAACTCTACTACACACAAACCTTtataa